The Capra hircus breed San Clemente chromosome 12, ASM170441v1, whole genome shotgun sequence region ttttttcctctcatGTTGGCCCAGCAATTAACTTCATTAATTGCTGAATGTCTTCCAGTGTGGATTTGCACATATGAGTATTTCTAGGTACCATAAACCATGTTATAAATTCTGCTGATGAAGAAAATAACTGTCAATTATTTTTAGTGCAAAATTGTATTTGGAACACTTGATTTGTTAGTTCTGGTGATGAAAACTTTTGTGGCAGGAAAATGGTTTCTGCTATGAAAAATCACTTGTTAACTTTTCCCCTGGAGATTGACTTGCattcaaaaatcaatttaaatttatattttaaaactgcttaACATAAACAAAACTACTAGGAATAAAAGTCATAGTGAAAAATGTCCTTGgttctttttactttcatgagAGAAGATGACAGTGTCCACGTGGTGGTTGAGGTCCATGGGTCTACAGGCAGACGCTTCCTGAAGGTTCTGAAGCGATGCCGGGTCACCCCTGGCCCGGCAGCATGAAAGACAAAGACCACGCCACACGCGCCAGGTAGACCGCTTACAGGATGACACAACAGTTACTCTCTCCAGTCTTTTCACGATTCCTCTGACCTAGGGAAGTGAAAAGAAGCCTTGTTTATATAAAGATGCTTGGGGGAAGCAGAGGGATTCCAGCATAATAAGAAAcagggatattttttttttttgcttaatgttggcattttttttttaattaaaaggctATAATAAATACCCTTTTAGTTTTAGCCTGTTTCCAAAATGCCTGGTTATCTGCTTAGCGAGCTCTGACCATACACTATGAGAACATCCTGTCCTCAGAATGTCCAAGAGAACTGGAGCCATTTGTGAACGCCTGCCTCTGTGGCGCAAGGCAGGAAGCTCCCAGCACACAGCTCACCTTGGGAGTTTGGCTCTGGCAAGGTCTCTCTGGCCACCAAATGCATCACTGTTGTTTTGCCAAAAGGAAGCTTTAATGCTGtgtgaaaagaagacagtttGTTACACATACATCAACCTACTGGAATCACTCACCAGAATTGAGACCACTTTAAAAGCTGACTGCTTTCTGTATGACTTCCTCAACAGACAGCACTTCTTACTGGATACAGCATTTATTACATAATGAAATTAGGTTAATATTATCAGAAGCAATTTTTATAATTCAGAAATTATTTAGCTATGACTATTAGTTTGACATATAAAAACATAGTGTAAGGAAGGAGACGAGAAAATACATAATTGCTTAACCTAATTTTATTTAGTCACCTAATAAAATTCCTGCATCAAAGAGGTCACCACAATGTAGAAATAGAAGAAATGACATATTAatgattttaaacataataattttattattttcaacctTATATTCTTCTAttagaaaacaattttctttaaaaggttattttaaataaatgaatcactGTTTGGCATTATTAATAATCACTGTTTTCTATTCAAGCCTTTAAAaggtttttctcatttataagtAACAATTTTTGTTATGAAATCTTTCAGAAACAGAGTAATATAATACACCCATGTATCTATGGACCAGTTACACAAAGTAAATTCCTTTGTCATTCTGTGTATACAATGAGAAGCAGACAGTGCAGCTACGGCCTGGAGTTGTTTCTGCAGTTGCAATGTTCTAGTTCTGAGTTTCAATCTACTCCCCTCACTTGGAATTAAAGGCAGGCTCAGATCAGCACCCAACAAGCTCGGTCCTCCTGCTACCCGCTATTTAAATCTTCCCTATAGGATGACGGTTAATAAGAGCCCTAATAATCTTCAATATTCCTAATATTTCATATGATCAACGTGACTTTCCATCTTATTTAACGCTAGCCAGCCACTATTTGGTCTATTCTCTTAACTTCCAAAGTTGAAGTGAAGCGTAACGGCCCCCAAATACACAGTAGGCTGAAACAAGAGGAGTGCCCTTACTGGATAATCTCCTGGGCCTGCTTTAAGActgaaatgcaaacaaaattttATCCTACCAAACGTTTCACTAAAAGTATTGGGAAAGCCTGACTGAATTTGCAAAGTCCACACACCAAGCTATGGACCACTCTCACACCGCTTCCTGACCGCAGGCAGCCAGCCCTGCATTAAGGGCGCATCCTGCCACTCACTCACTGTGAGATGGGTTCTGAGTGCTATCTGCCTCCCCctgatgcctcagtttcccccacccAAACTGGGAGACAAATTCGAGCACCCGGCCCTTACCACTGTATTGATTAAAAGAAACAACCCAGGAAGTGCCTACCTCAGGGCTTGGCCCAAAGCAGCACcccataaattttattttgatcacCATTATCATCTTTCTGAGCAGCAAGAAAAATGGGTCTCAGAGAACAGGTGTGCAAACTGAGATGCAAATGTGGAGAAACACTGTGGTCAGGCCTAGGAAGCTGCTGCGGGGCTTACCGATTTAGGCTACACATCTGATTACTGTTCTTCTCCATCTGAATTTCAATTCGAAAGAGCAGACACTGACACTAATGGTatcagaggagaaagaggaagagggatACGAGACCTGAGACGCCCTCTCGCCTTCACTGTGGGGGCTCTGCCTTCTGCTGTGGCAGTGCACGCTTCACACAGGAGCCACTGGGGACGACACACCCCTAGCaaagagggagatggagagggggACTGGGTGTGCAGAAATCTGCATTTAAAGGAAGATTCTGACACCCACGGGGTGACAGGGTTACAGTACAGAGCAACCCTCAAGCCGTGTAGAGCACACCCAGGCCTGCTCCACGCTTGCCATTCAACTGTGTGACCCTGCGCACTGTCTCCTCATTACTCACATTTAAGaatataggagaaaaagaaagacagtaaCCAAAACCCCCCAAGGGGTGAATGTCATTACCCAGATTTACTGATAACTTAGAGGATCCAGGTTATACTCTCATGTTATTTGTCTAAATCACAAGACCAGAGAGATGGTTTGGTTTTGAAAAGATTGACAGCAACATAGTAATAATGTAAGTCAATCTATTAATCATTCAAAAATAAATCCCAAAAAGCAATCAATGATTTGATTTTAACACAAATTCTATGATCTTTAACATGAAGTTGGACCTTTAGAGCCACAACAGAGAGGTAATTAAATTAAGTAGGTGAGAAAATGCTCACACAGGTCAACACTTAAAGGGAAGTGGAGTCTCAAGACGCACTCATGGAGTCAATACGCCACGTCTCCCAGTGACATTCCAAGAGTTACTTGAGGCACAGATAATCAAAGAAAGACTAAAATACGGGGTCCCACTTTCAATGAATGTGAAATTCATGGAACAGCCATGGACAACACTTCTAACTATATACTGAAACGTTCTATCTATCTGTCATAATAAACATTTGCATTCATCTGCTCCAGCCCTCATCACACAGTATTTTAACAGTGAATTTTATCTGCTTCTACTATCTAATACCAGAGTACCTTGAAGGAAGAGATTCTATCTTTTTCAATCCTGTATCTTTAACTGTTTAGGACTGTTGTCACATAAGAAATAAATAGACGCTGAATGagcgagtgaatgaatgaaaagagcCTACCTTGAAGGAAGATCAGATTAAACATTTCAATTGTTAGGTTTAGAGGAAAAAACTCATGACTATATGTATACAAAGATACATTAAGGTAGATCACCTCCTCTGCCTACAAATTTCTATTGATAATTATAATGTATGTGAAATACTGGTACTTAAAACCAAATTCTGCTCATGGTAGAAAATGCACCCCCATGAGGGGGCACTATTGAGCCACGTCTCTTCATTCACACGTGAAGAGCAGTAATAACTAACACAGTGTGTAAtaggtgccaagcactgttctgagGCACTATGGTTATTCTACCTTACTGATGAGGAGACCGCAACACCAGGACAGAGAGCAGGCAAGGAACTGGCTCGAGGTCACGGAGCTAGTGAGCAGTGCAGCTAAGCTCCCACACGGACAACCTGGCTCTAAGGCCTGCTCTTCCAGTCGCTATGCTTCACTGGTTCTCTAACATGACTCGCTTACCTGTATTTCTGCATGATTAGCAATTCCATCAATTACAGTCAAAATGAAAAACATCCCTTCAATATTATATCTGAAAATCCACCATCATAAACTTTGCCGCATTTGTGTCTggatttaacttaaaaatatgacATCTAAATTACATTATCCAGAGGTAAAATTAAactacatttataaaataataagtgTGGATTCCCGTCTCTAATGGCTTAAGAGTATATTTTACAAGGCGGTAAACACTTAAGCATAGAGCTGAAATTAGAATGCAAAATGCAAAAATGTAGACATACCAAAAACTGGGCAAAATTCATAGAGCTTGAAATTGTATGTTTTTAGCAAAACCAGACATGAGcatctaaacaaacaaatgagtgATGCTGCTGCAAGACAGGCACTAAGTCCCATTACAAAGGTGACCATTACCTCCTAATGTGACATTTCCGTGCAGAAATCTTCCTTGATAAATAAGGCGTAGAATATTTGGACTGCTGACCTGCTCTTCTTCCCAGTCTGAAAAGAACCAGGGAATTGTTAGGTGCATTTCAACATAAAATTAAGGCATTATCACACTGTTCTAAAATTCTGATCCCATTCAGATGAAGAGTATCACAGAGGACACCTGGAGCTTCCTGCTAACTGGAATAATCACGAGTCTCGCAAGCACTGTTCTCGCTGCTTCTCACTACACAGCAGGAACTGCTTAAGATTAGTCTTTGCTTCTTAAAGAACACTAAAATGTGCCCAAACACAGTCCTGaagtttaaaaactaaaacaaatgagTTGGGGAAAGTCTAATCCTGGTTAAAAAGAAGTcagttgaaaattaattttaattatcaaaataacagaaaacatcGCAATATTCCAGTATCTGTATCTGTTAAAACATATATTTGAGGCTGGGAACAGTAGGtttaacaaagatttttaaaagcattagCATGTTGGTAAAGagcataacaaaaaaaaaattatacctcagtaactagaaaattaaaatgttaaaagcagaACAGTGTCTACTTTTTCATAATGTGGATAACTTTATTGTTTTTAAGCCAACTGATAAACATTCCAGAAGATATAATTTTAGTTCACTTTACCCAAAATTCTCAGAATGAACTTGAAAAGCAACAGATATCACAAGGTACTATACAAGTATGAAATCTAGGATGATGTACAAAGATAATCGAAAGGCAACTGGTGTGTAGAATGGATAACAGAATACTTCAGTTTACAGTATAACTTACCTTATTATGGTAAAACACGGAATACGATTCTGTCAGAATAGTGGCCTGAGGACACTGTATCATGACAAAGTATGGGGTCAGTAATTTTCACTACCTTGTAGATATAGAATTTTAAGTTGTGATTTCGATAGAGATTTGAGAATTCCATCATCAGCTTTCTTAAGAATTCTAGCATCATGTGTGTGTTTCCTACAGAAGTTTCTGCTTTCATGAGATAACTGTCAACACAAAAACTAGTTTAAAACACTCCCAAGAGCAAGTGACAGAAGATAAAGGAGGTGAGTGGAGGGCTCTCGCTTTTGCCTTGTTTTGACTGTTCAAGATGATGGAGTGAGTTTGATACCACCAGTGCCTGTCGGTGACTCAGCATGGCGGGAAAGGAGAGATGACCCCAGCCCTACCCCCAGCCTCTCCCCCGTCCATCCCCCTTCAGTTGCCCTCTGACTCCCATGGTCCCAGGCCCCTCTCCTCCAGAAGGAAGACCAAATAAGTTGTTAACACTTTGGTATGGATTACTTTGAATTCATCACACCCAAGATTATTGTGAGTAGagtatttcctttagcattgttCATTATGTCaataaattaggaaaactcagcagtggccacaggactggaaaaggtcaattttcactccaatccccaaaaagggcaataccaaagaatgttcaaactattgcacaattgcactcatttcacatgctagcaaggtaatgctcaaaatccttcaagttaggtttCAACAACAGGTGAACTGAGAACTctcagatgcacaagctggatttagaaatggcagaggaacaggagatcaaactgccaacacccactggatcatagaaaaagcaagagattccagaaaaacatctatttctgcttcactgattatgctaaagcctttaactctgtcaatcacaacaaactatggaaaattcttaaagggatgggaacaccagaccaccttacctgcctccctc contains the following coding sequences:
- the UBL3 gene encoding ubiquitin-like protein 3, with the protein product MSNGKMSSNVPADMINLRLILVSGKTKEFLFSPNDSASDIAKHVYDNWPMDWEEEQVSSPNILRLIYQGRFLHGNVTLGALKLPFGKTTVMHLVARETLPEPNSQGQRNREKTGESNCCVIL